Below is a window of Mycobacterium dioxanotrophicus DNA.
CCGAAGAACGCCGGGTCGGCCAGCCAGAGATCCATGTCGATCAAGTTAGCGCGCGCACGATGACTTTTGGCGGCAGCTGAGGTCTGTTTTCACATAGGCCGACAACTGACGAGGAGCACATTCATGTCTGCACAACCCGTTGCCTATCCTGACGTCGCCACCCGGCAGGAGTGGCTCCAGGCGCGCACAAAGCTGCTGGCCCGCGAACGCGAGGTGACCCATCTGCGCGATGCCGTCAACGCCGAGCGCCGGCGGCTGCCGATGGTGCCGGTCACCGAGAACTACGTGTTCGAGGGTCCCGACGGCGAGGTAACCCTGCTGGACATGTTCGAGGGGCGCAGCCAGCTCTATATTCACCACTTCATGTGGATCGACGCGGTCGACGCCGGCTGCCCGAGTTGCACCGCCGCGGCGGATCTGACGTTCACCGATGAGGACCGAAAGCTGTTGCACGGCAAGGATGTCACGTTCGCATGTGTGTCGCGGGCACCGTATGCGAGCATCGCCGCCTACCGCGATCAGCACGGCTGGACGTTCCCGTGGTACTCGTCGCGCGACGGCGATTTCACCTACGACTATCACGTGACG
It encodes the following:
- a CDS encoding DUF899 domain-containing protein, which gives rise to MSAQPVAYPDVATRQEWLQARTKLLAREREVTHLRDAVNAERRRLPMVPVTENYVFEGPDGEVTLLDMFEGRSQLYIHHFMWIDAVDAGCPSCTAAADLTFTDEDRKLLHGKDVTFACVSRAPYASIAAYRDQHGWTFPWYSSRDGDFTYDYHVTLDPSRAPIEYNYKSLDELHADGFSDADLRGDWPGASVFLRRGDDVFHTYSAYARGLDHSAVGYPFLDLTPYGRQEPWEDSPAGWPQGGPAVGRPVGADEG